A single genomic interval of Lentimicrobium saccharophilum harbors:
- a CDS encoding DUF5683 domain-containing protein, with product MNKPFHIVNFCNIKTTALTAVFFVFMTAAVCPAAAQEDAMYFPPKKTTYNDTLVRPLHSAHKATIYSLALPGLGQAYNRKYWKIPLIYAGFGYLGYSIKINNDEVRKFTEAYRYVSNKDTYPIDNEYVTRYPNTDDLLRGRDFYRRRVELNIIYSAAWYILNVIDAAVDAHFFDYDISDDLTLRVEPAIISPYSPGLQGASGVRLSMNF from the coding sequence ATGAATAAACCGTTCCATATAGTTAACTTCTGCAACATAAAAACAACCGCACTGACTGCGGTTTTCTTCGTTTTTATGACAGCCGCCGTCTGCCCGGCCGCCGCGCAGGAAGATGCCATGTACTTCCCGCCGAAGAAAACAACATACAACGACACGCTGGTCAGGCCCCTGCATTCCGCGCACAAAGCGACCATCTATTCACTGGCATTACCCGGCCTTGGCCAGGCATACAACAGGAAATACTGGAAAATCCCGCTTATCTACGCCGGCTTCGGCTATCTCGGATATTCGATTAAAATCAATAATGACGAGGTCAGGAAATTCACCGAAGCTTACCGCTATGTCTCCAATAAGGACACATATCCGATCGACAATGAATATGTCACACGGTATCCGAATACCGACGATCTCCTCCGGGGACGGGACTTTTACAGAAGGCGGGTAGAATTGAATATCATTTACAGCGCGGCCTGGTACATCCTGAATGTGATTGACGCCGCGGTGGATGCGCATTTTTTCGATTATGACATTTCCGACGACCTTACCCTCAGGGTTGAACCGGCGATTATCAGCCCATACAGTCCTGGCCTTCAGGGAGCCTCGGGCGTGAGACTCAGTATGAATTTCTGA
- the lepB gene encoding signal peptidase I, which produces MSPTLILIILIIFFPVLLWKTFGHAGHPGWKSVVPIYNYYIWLQIINKPLWWFVFLVMPFINAFMVMLMVVETLKCYKIHSLGQQALAVVFPVVYLPWLGLKKEKDYTVPANRVRIKKTALREWVDAIIFAVIAASIIRIFMIEAYTIPTSSMEKSLLVGDFLFVSKLSYGPKVPNTPIAFPFVHHTLPLTESTKSYVEWIKLPYYRFPGPSKVKNNDVVVFNYPDGDTVALKVQNQSYYALVRDYTRNRVWTDKANFGDIVARPVDKRENYIKRCLAIPGDTLQIIDQVVHINGKPADVPELAQFKYIVRTDGTRINPMALDKLDITEEIGMAGPEEYLITLTSAAADKLKGFINVKEVKKIIQPAGFWQPYIFPFDSAYPWNVDNFGPLVIPKAGVTVEINHRNIVLYERIIKNYELNDLEIQGNTILINGKPATSYTFKMDYYWMMGDNRHNSADSRFWGFVPQDHIVGKAVFVWLSLDNRKPLFGGKIRVNKLFRTIN; this is translated from the coding sequence ATGTCACCAACATTAATCCTGATCATTCTGATCATTTTCTTTCCGGTCTTATTATGGAAAACATTCGGGCACGCCGGGCATCCGGGATGGAAATCCGTTGTTCCCATATACAATTATTACATCTGGCTACAGATTATCAATAAACCGCTCTGGTGGTTTGTTTTCCTGGTTATGCCGTTCATCAACGCATTTATGGTAATGCTGATGGTGGTTGAAACCCTTAAATGTTACAAAATCCACAGTCTCGGTCAGCAGGCGCTGGCCGTTGTATTTCCGGTTGTTTATCTGCCCTGGCTGGGCCTGAAAAAGGAAAAAGACTATACCGTTCCGGCAAACCGGGTCAGGATTAAGAAGACCGCCCTCCGGGAATGGGTGGATGCCATTATCTTCGCAGTGATCGCGGCCTCCATTATCCGGATTTTCATGATTGAAGCCTATACAATTCCAACTTCTTCCATGGAAAAATCACTGCTGGTCGGAGATTTTCTTTTTGTCAGCAAACTGAGTTACGGCCCCAAAGTACCCAACACCCCCATTGCCTTCCCGTTTGTGCACCATACCCTCCCGCTTACGGAGAGCACCAAATCTTATGTGGAATGGATCAAACTGCCCTACTACCGGTTCCCCGGCCCTTCAAAAGTCAAAAACAACGATGTGGTGGTCTTCAATTATCCCGACGGCGATACGGTAGCCCTTAAAGTTCAGAACCAGAGCTATTACGCGCTGGTGCGTGATTACACCCGCAACAGGGTATGGACTGATAAGGCTAACTTTGGTGATATCGTTGCCCGCCCGGTAGATAAAAGGGAGAATTACATCAAGCGTTGCCTGGCGATCCCCGGGGATACCCTGCAGATCATCGACCAGGTTGTGCACATCAACGGTAAACCTGCAGATGTTCCGGAACTCGCGCAGTTTAAATATATTGTACGTACCGATGGCACCCGCATCAACCCTATGGCGCTTGACAAGCTTGACATTACCGAAGAAATCGGAATGGCAGGCCCTGAGGAATATTTAATTACGCTGACAAGTGCGGCAGCGGATAAACTCAAGGGCTTTATCAATGTGAAAGAGGTAAAAAAGATCATTCAGCCGGCCGGTTTCTGGCAACCTTACATTTTCCCGTTCGATTCAGCCTATCCCTGGAATGTTGACAACTTTGGCCCGCTGGTAATCCCGAAAGCAGGCGTCACCGTTGAAATCAACCACAGAAACATCGTATTGTACGAACGGATCATTAAAAATTACGAACTTAACGACCTTGAAATACAGGGCAATACCATCCTGATCAATGGCAAACCGGCCACATCCTACACCTTTAAGATGGATTACTACTGGATGATGGGCGACAACCGCCACAACTCGGCCGACTCCCGCTTCTGGGGCTTTGTGCCTCAGGACCATATCGTCGGGAAAGCGGTATTTGTTTGGCTTTCGCTCGACAACAGGAAACCCCTGTTCGGTGGAAAGATCAGGGTTAACAAACTTTTCAGAACCATTAACTAG
- a CDS encoding FtsK/SpoIIIE family DNA translocase: protein MARKGNTLKKSALRKDEFNEDQPKSGKKSGKKPVLPSWLTDGRAVKITGVFFILLALYLLFAFSSYLFLYFNWGSDDLFTTYSFRRVLFDTTIEAGNWAGRLGAALSLLLIKKGFGIAAYLIILMLLVAGVRMAVGAAILPAGKTFRNSLLGLLWLPVALGFLLQQSAYAILGGITGYQSARWLEGLLGKPGTAIFLLFSLVAILVFAFNMPLELPKRPAGKDEAEESEEADDNLQVNQKTGQNRFNTAVLPEDKYNTVEFAVKDEDSHPETKNAPFASVPEENGFEPVEPRPAEPKATPEIELTIENIDTLTENQEIRETPDRFTIDTEFDPTLELPHYQFPTLELLDDYGSTASISVQKEELEANKNRIVETLANYSIQIDKIKATIGPTVTLYEIIPAPGVRISKIKNLEDDIALSLAAMGIRIIAPIPGKGTIGIEVPNLKPEIVSMKSIMGNERFQNSKFELPFGMGKTIQNEPYIADLTRMPHILMAGATGQGKSVGLNAIIASILYKKHPSQVKFVMIDPKKVELTLFSKIERHFLAKLPDSEEAIITDTRKVVRTLNSLNIEMDNRYDLLKDAQVRNIKEYNVKFVDRRLNPLHGHRFLPYIIVVIDEFADLIMTAGKEIETPLTRLAQLARAIGIHLVIATQRPSVNIITGTIKANFPARIAFRVISKIDSRTILDTGGADQLVGRGDMLLSTGSDLIRLQCAFVDTPEVERITEFIGSQRAYPDAYHLPEYADEQDEKEVEFDPAQRDELFEDAARIIVQTQQGSTSLLQRKLKLGYNRAGRIIDQLEAAGIVGPFEGSKAREVKVANEMALEQYLKDLRPEANPNDY, encoded by the coding sequence ATGGCAAGAAAGGGAAATACCCTGAAAAAAAGCGCCCTCCGGAAGGACGAATTTAACGAGGACCAGCCTAAAAGCGGGAAGAAATCCGGGAAAAAGCCGGTATTACCTTCCTGGCTCACCGATGGTCGTGCCGTTAAGATAACGGGGGTTTTCTTCATTCTGCTTGCCCTTTACCTGCTTTTTGCATTTTCGTCATACCTCTTTCTTTATTTCAACTGGGGATCTGACGATCTGTTTACCACTTACTCTTTCCGCAGGGTACTTTTTGACACCACTATCGAGGCCGGTAACTGGGCAGGGAGACTCGGCGCTGCACTTTCGCTGCTGCTGATAAAAAAGGGATTCGGCATCGCCGCCTACCTGATTATTCTGATGTTGTTAGTTGCCGGGGTGCGCATGGCGGTGGGGGCAGCCATACTGCCTGCCGGTAAAACTTTCCGCAATTCATTGCTGGGGCTGTTATGGCTGCCGGTAGCGCTTGGCTTCCTGCTGCAACAATCTGCCTATGCCATACTCGGAGGAATTACCGGTTACCAAAGCGCCAGATGGCTCGAAGGCCTGCTCGGTAAACCCGGAACCGCGATCTTTCTGTTGTTTTCGCTGGTAGCCATCCTTGTATTTGCCTTTAATATGCCGCTTGAATTGCCCAAAAGGCCCGCCGGCAAAGATGAGGCGGAAGAATCTGAAGAGGCGGATGATAATTTACAGGTAAATCAGAAAACCGGTCAGAATCGCTTCAACACAGCGGTATTGCCTGAGGACAAATACAATACGGTTGAATTCGCCGTAAAGGATGAAGATTCCCATCCGGAAACAAAAAACGCCCCCTTTGCTTCCGTTCCTGAAGAGAACGGGTTTGAGCCGGTTGAGCCCAGGCCCGCTGAGCCCAAAGCGACCCCTGAAATTGAGCTGACCATCGAGAATATTGATACCCTGACTGAAAATCAGGAGATCAGGGAAACTCCGGACAGGTTTACCATTGATACAGAATTTGATCCGACCCTGGAGTTGCCGCATTATCAGTTTCCAACCCTTGAACTGCTGGATGATTACGGGAGCACGGCCAGCATCTCCGTTCAAAAAGAGGAGCTCGAAGCCAACAAGAACCGTATTGTAGAAACACTGGCGAATTACAGCATACAGATTGACAAAATAAAAGCCACCATCGGCCCTACCGTTACCCTGTATGAGATCATTCCTGCGCCTGGCGTAAGGATTTCGAAGATCAAGAACCTGGAGGACGACATCGCGCTGAGCCTGGCGGCCATGGGCATCCGGATTATCGCGCCGATTCCGGGAAAAGGTACCATAGGAATTGAAGTTCCGAACCTGAAGCCGGAAATTGTTTCGATGAAATCCATCATGGGAAATGAGCGCTTCCAGAATTCCAAATTTGAGCTTCCGTTCGGCATGGGCAAAACCATACAGAATGAGCCATATATTGCCGACCTTACGCGTATGCCCCATATTCTGATGGCAGGCGCTACCGGGCAGGGTAAATCCGTGGGACTGAACGCAATCATTGCTTCCATTCTCTACAAGAAGCATCCATCCCAGGTGAAATTTGTGATGATTGACCCCAAAAAGGTAGAGCTGACTTTGTTTTCTAAAATAGAACGGCATTTTCTGGCCAAACTTCCCGACTCGGAAGAGGCCATTATCACGGATACGCGAAAGGTAGTCAGGACACTTAATTCGCTCAATATCGAAATGGATAACCGTTATGACCTGCTGAAAGATGCACAGGTTCGTAACATCAAGGAATACAATGTTAAATTTGTTGACCGCCGGCTGAATCCCCTTCACGGACATCGCTTCCTGCCTTACATCATTGTGGTCATCGATGAATTTGCCGACCTGATTATGACCGCCGGCAAGGAAATAGAGACTCCGCTTACCCGGCTTGCCCAGCTTGCCCGCGCCATCGGCATTCACCTGGTAATCGCCACCCAGCGGCCATCGGTGAATATCATCACCGGAACCATCAAAGCCAACTTTCCGGCCCGCATCGCTTTCAGGGTGATCTCGAAAATTGATTCACGCACCATTCTCGACACGGGGGGCGCCGATCAGTTGGTTGGCCGGGGCGATATGCTGCTTTCCACAGGCAGCGACCTTATCCGGTTGCAATGCGCATTTGTGGATACCCCCGAAGTCGAACGCATTACCGAATTCATCGGCTCGCAACGGGCATATCCCGACGCTTACCACCTGCCTGAATATGCCGACGAACAGGATGAAAAAGAGGTGGAATTTGATCCGGCGCAGCGGGATGAGCTCTTCGAAGATGCCGCCAGGATTATCGTGCAAACCCAGCAGGGAAGCACTTCGCTGCTGCAACGAAAGCTAAAGCTCGGCTATAACCGGGCCGGCCGCATTATCGATCAGCTGGAGGCCGCCGGGATTGTAGGTCCTTTTGAAGGAAGCAAGGCCCGCGAAGTAAAAGTTGCCAATGAAATGGCTTTGGAACAATATTTGAAGGACCTCAGACCGGAAGCCAATCCAAACGACTATTAA
- a CDS encoding DUF4412 domain-containing protein, giving the protein MNRNISAFLAITFALTTGLSAAFAQKPGSPFKGVINYKITYPDSKMEASQQAMMPQSMKVLMNGNKARIEMAMSGINQVIIMDADQQSTVILIDMMGQKVAMKPNKGADRPSGKEPVVTVTSETKEIAGFDCKKAEIHFGDEKSKESPMIVYFTENIGNNKLFYDNEYRTLPGIPMEFYYKMQGMNMYMTAVSVEKGKVSGKDFEVPSDYKEMTPDQLRQMFGGN; this is encoded by the coding sequence ATGAACAGAAATATTTCAGCATTCCTCGCCATAACATTTGCCCTCACGACAGGCCTTTCAGCGGCGTTTGCCCAGAAACCCGGCAGCCCCTTCAAAGGCGTGATCAATTATAAAATTACCTATCCCGATTCAAAAATGGAAGCTTCGCAACAGGCGATGATGCCCCAGAGCATGAAGGTATTGATGAACGGGAACAAAGCCCGCATCGAAATGGCTATGTCAGGCATCAACCAGGTGATCATCATGGATGCTGATCAGCAATCGACAGTGATCCTTATCGATATGATGGGTCAGAAAGTAGCCATGAAGCCCAATAAGGGCGCCGACAGGCCTTCCGGGAAGGAGCCGGTGGTAACGGTAACATCAGAAACCAAAGAGATCGCCGGTTTTGACTGCAAGAAAGCCGAGATTCATTTCGGAGATGAAAAAAGCAAAGAAAGCCCGATGATCGTTTATTTTACGGAGAACATCGGCAACAACAAACTGTTCTATGATAACGAATACCGCACCTTGCCCGGCATTCCGATGGAATTCTATTACAAAATGCAGGGAATGAATATGTATATGACCGCGGTGAGTGTGGAAAAGGGAAAAGTATCCGGTAAAGATTTTGAAGTTCCTTCGGACTACAAAGAGATGACCCCCGATCAGCTCAGGCAGATGTTCGGAGGCAACTGA
- a CDS encoding helix-turn-helix domain-containing protein, with amino-acid sequence MNGFINAFLIIGTSALLLLALLAFEKAMRQGDKARLYLVVFLLVSALYFTSYGLYCCAPSPYNEIGGAFKIPLVLAFIPLFFLFLRDLITGTTQQFSMVIKHLILPVLFIASAPLLLVFPESDVIIGRNQVGYTLRFLLGHLVLMLQTVFYTLRMFRRYARYSGKLQKYYQESDRHPVKIRNLLLSFVIFLLVLDNWLMTFLIPQEVFPLVYPVLLFSAAFITGWLGLAAPACCRPASSPAVVPEKKSDIPAKESVVARQPVPVNGEAEDASAQVNGRIPFGDSKKKALYEHLLRYLKESEAYTNPKLTLKQLASDLDTNTRYLSMVINEFEGCNFNQMLNRYRVNKVIQLLVDNQAESYSYLGLAQKAGFHSKSVFISAFKAQTGSTPTEFAGSMKKLIQN; translated from the coding sequence ATGAACGGTTTTATCAATGCTTTTCTGATTATCGGCACCAGCGCATTGCTATTGCTGGCATTGCTGGCGTTTGAAAAGGCGATGCGTCAGGGCGACAAGGCAAGGTTGTACCTGGTTGTCTTCTTATTGGTTTCGGCCCTTTATTTTACCTCTTACGGTTTATATTGTTGCGCTCCTTCGCCTTACAATGAAATCGGCGGAGCGTTTAAAATCCCCCTGGTACTTGCCTTTATTCCCTTGTTTTTCCTGTTTCTGCGCGACCTGATTACCGGAACCACACAGCAATTTTCAATGGTTATCAAACACCTGATCCTGCCGGTCTTGTTTATTGCCTCTGCGCCCTTGCTGTTAGTTTTTCCGGAATCAGATGTTATAATCGGCCGGAATCAGGTTGGCTATACCCTGCGTTTCCTGCTGGGTCATCTGGTACTGATGTTGCAGACAGTATTTTATACGCTGCGCATGTTCAGACGTTATGCACGTTACTCGGGTAAGTTACAGAAGTATTATCAGGAGTCTGACAGGCATCCGGTCAAAATCAGAAACCTGCTGCTGTCGTTTGTTATTTTTCTGCTGGTGCTCGATAACTGGTTGATGACATTTCTGATTCCTCAGGAGGTATTTCCGCTTGTTTATCCGGTGCTGCTGTTTTCAGCGGCTTTCATCACCGGCTGGCTGGGCCTTGCTGCCCCGGCCTGTTGCCGTCCTGCCTCATCACCTGCTGTTGTTCCTGAGAAGAAAAGCGATATTCCTGCAAAAGAAAGTGTAGTTGCCAGACAACCGGTTCCCGTGAATGGCGAAGCAGAGGATGCCTCCGCTCAGGTGAACGGCCGCATACCGTTTGGCGACAGTAAGAAAAAAGCCCTTTATGAACATTTGCTGAGATACCTGAAGGAAAGTGAGGCCTATACCAATCCCAAGCTAACGTTGAAGCAACTGGCCTCGGACCTGGATACCAATACCCGCTACCTTTCGATGGTGATCAACGAGTTTGAAGGCTGCAACTTCAATCAGATGCTTAACCGTTACAGGGTGAACAAGGTTATTCAGCTGCTGGTGGATAACCAGGCGGAATCATATTCTTACCTCGGGCTTGCGCAAAAGGCCGGATTTCACAGTAAATCGGTATTTATTTCAGCATTTAAGGCGCAAACAGGTTCCACGCCCACCGAATTTGCAGGCTCAATGAAAAAGCTGATTCAGAATTAG
- a CDS encoding LolA family protein — protein sequence MKNVFLALLSLLFVLPAFTQTDRKARTILDEVSAKTKAYKTIRIEFTYKMENKAQNINDSFKGVLISKGEYYKLSFSGQEIFSNGKTVWTYLKDANEVQINNVSKEDDSFTPNNLLSSYNENFKARLLEENSKQQVIELIPVQKKNFNKVRVTIERARKIVSSITIFDKNGSTYTYTVNKFETDLPFTDSMFVFKTSEHPGVEEIDMR from the coding sequence ATGAAAAATGTTTTCTTAGCCTTACTCAGCCTGCTATTCGTATTGCCGGCATTTACTCAGACCGACAGGAAGGCCCGCACCATTCTCGACGAGGTTTCAGCCAAAACCAAGGCTTATAAAACCATCCGCATTGAATTTACCTATAAGATGGAGAACAAAGCCCAGAATATCAACGATAGCTTTAAAGGGGTACTGATCTCAAAAGGCGAATACTACAAACTGAGTTTCTCGGGACAGGAAATTTTCAGCAACGGCAAAACCGTTTGGACTTATCTGAAAGATGCCAATGAAGTGCAGATCAACAACGTAAGCAAGGAAGACGACAGTTTCACCCCGAACAATCTGCTCAGTTCGTATAATGAGAATTTCAAAGCCAGGCTGCTGGAAGAAAACAGCAAACAACAGGTCATCGAACTGATTCCCGTGCAGAAGAAAAACTTCAACAAAGTCAGGGTAACCATTGAACGTGCGCGGAAAATTGTGAGCAGTATCACCATTTTTGATAAAAACGGCAGCACTTATACTTACACGGTCAATAAGTTTGAAACGGATCTTCCTTTTACAGACAGCATGTTTGTTTTCAAAACCAGTGAACATCCGGGCGTTGAAGAGATTGACATGCGTTAG
- a CDS encoding ParB/RepB/Spo0J family partition protein produces MNPKKKALGRGLSAILESPETDITSSDISGNFVAGAIASLPLSQIEANPFQPREDFDQEALNELAASIKEQGIIQPITVRKMGYDKYQLISGERRLKASKLAGLDEIPCYIRIANDQQMLEMALVENIQRESLNALEIAISYQRLIEECELTQEELSQRVGKNRTTVTNYIRLLKLPAELQVAIRDNKISMGHARALINIDDEQTQIAILKNIITKDLSVREVEEIVRNLNKQPASRKEAPARELPREIEAIRENIAGKLDTKVNVTLNQKGKGNIVISFNSQKQLERILAELLSR; encoded by the coding sequence ATGAATCCTAAAAAGAAAGCCCTTGGCCGGGGCCTGAGTGCCATACTTGAAAGCCCGGAAACCGACATCACTTCAAGTGACATTTCGGGCAATTTTGTCGCGGGGGCCATTGCCTCCCTCCCACTCAGCCAGATTGAAGCCAATCCCTTTCAGCCGCGTGAAGATTTTGACCAGGAAGCCCTGAACGAACTGGCAGCCTCCATCAAGGAACAGGGCATTATCCAACCCATCACCGTCAGAAAAATGGGATACGACAAGTATCAGCTGATTTCCGGAGAAAGACGGCTGAAAGCTTCCAAACTGGCCGGGCTGGACGAAATCCCCTGCTATATCCGTATCGCCAACGACCAGCAGATGCTCGAGATGGCCCTGGTGGAAAATATACAACGCGAAAGCCTTAACGCCCTTGAAATCGCCATCAGTTATCAGCGCCTGATCGAAGAGTGCGAACTTACCCAGGAAGAACTGAGCCAGCGTGTCGGCAAGAACCGGACAACTGTGACCAACTATATCCGGTTGCTCAAACTGCCGGCTGAACTGCAGGTGGCTATCCGGGACAATAAAATTTCGATGGGCCACGCCCGGGCTTTGATAAACATTGATGATGAGCAGACGCAGATAGCAATTCTGAAAAATATCATCACCAAAGACCTTTCCGTCAGGGAAGTCGAAGAGATTGTCCGCAACCTCAACAAACAACCGGCATCACGCAAGGAAGCGCCGGCAAGGGAATTGCCCCGTGAAATAGAAGCCATTCGTGAAAATATTGCAGGTAAACTTGACACGAAAGTCAATGTCACCCTCAACCAGAAAGGCAAAGGAAACATCGTAATCAGTTTCAATTCGCAAAAACAACTCGAACGAATACTTGCAGAGCTGCTTTCACGTTAA
- a CDS encoding peptidylprolyl isomerase, with protein sequence MITAEIHTAKGLMKVKFFEEDAPNTVANFVNLSKSGFYNGLTFHRVIPDFVIQGGCPNGTGSGGPGYTINCELDGDNQYHDRGVLSMAHAGRNTGGSQFFICHSRQNTSHLDRNHTCFGKVYEGLEVIDLIRAGDKINKIVILEE encoded by the coding sequence ATGATAACTGCAGAAATTCACACCGCCAAAGGCCTGATGAAGGTTAAATTCTTCGAAGAAGACGCCCCCAATACCGTTGCAAACTTTGTAAATCTTTCAAAAAGCGGATTTTACAATGGACTGACTTTTCACAGGGTAATACCGGATTTCGTGATCCAGGGCGGATGCCCGAACGGCACAGGGTCGGGCGGACCCGGTTACACCATAAATTGTGAATTGGATGGCGACAACCAATACCACGACCGTGGTGTACTTTCCATGGCCCATGCCGGAAGAAACACCGGCGGTTCGCAGTTCTTTATCTGCCATAGCCGTCAAAACACCAGCCACCTCGACCGCAATCACACCTGTTTCGGAAAAGTGTACGAAGGTCTTGAAGTGATTGACCTGATCAGGGCCGGCGACAAAATCAACAAAATCGTTATCCTGGAGGAATAA
- a CDS encoding ParA family protein, with product MGKIIAVANQKGGVGKTTTAINLGAAFAVLEYRTLIIDADPQANSTSGVGFDPKNIKTSIYECLMDEVEPLNIILSTSTPNLDLLPAHIDLVGAEIEMINQPNREFMMRKVLQKVREAYDFIVIDCSPSLGLITVNSLVAADSVIIPVQCEYFALEGLGKLLNTIKIVQQRLNRGLDIEGILLTMYDSRLRLSNQVVDEVKAHFQDMVFETLINRNTKLGEAPSFGETIIMHDINSSGAINYLNLAREILQKNELTRIKTSEKQIEPENES from the coding sequence ATGGGAAAGATAATCGCCGTTGCCAATCAAAAGGGAGGAGTCGGGAAAACAACTACTGCCATCAACCTGGGCGCAGCATTTGCCGTGCTTGAATACCGCACACTGATCATAGATGCTGATCCGCAGGCCAACTCCACTTCCGGTGTGGGATTTGACCCTAAAAATATCAAAACCAGCATCTATGAATGTCTTATGGATGAGGTAGAGCCTTTGAATATTATCCTTTCGACCAGTACGCCCAACCTCGACCTGCTTCCGGCACATATTGACCTGGTTGGCGCCGAAATCGAAATGATCAATCAGCCCAACCGCGAATTTATGATGCGCAAGGTGCTTCAGAAGGTGAGGGAAGCATATGATTTTATTGTAATCGATTGCTCCCCGTCGCTGGGACTTATCACGGTTAACTCGCTCGTTGCGGCGGATTCAGTTATTATACCCGTTCAATGTGAATATTTTGCGCTTGAAGGCCTCGGGAAACTGCTGAACACCATCAAGATTGTTCAGCAGCGCCTCAACAGGGGGCTTGATATTGAGGGGATACTGCTGACCATGTATGATTCAAGGCTCCGTCTCTCAAACCAGGTGGTTGATGAGGTAAAAGCCCACTTCCAGGATATGGTATTTGAAACGCTGATCAACCGGAATACAAAACTCGGTGAAGCCCCTAGTTTCGGAGAGACGATCATTATGCACGACATCAACAGCAGCGGAGCGATCAATTACCTGAACCTGGCGCGTGAAATACTCCAGAAAAACGAACTGACCCGGATCAAAACATCTGAAAAACAAATTGAACCTGAAAATGAATCCTAA
- the dapB gene encoding 4-hydroxy-tetrahydrodipicolinate reductase, with the protein MKIALSGYGKMGHEVEKVAVARGHEILIAIDTPDAWISAVKLLESCDAVIDFSTPAAASMAVNRCFDLGIPVVSGTTGWNDGLCAAIQRCLSGNYSFFHAPNFSIGVNIFFEINRQLAQLMSPYSTYRAAIHEIHHIYKKDAPSGTAIALADGIIEANQAYHRWVSGPGANHGELEVSSERTGEIPGTHIVSWSSLTDDIEIKHTARNREGFALGAVLAAEWLRGRKGFFGMADLLGNNP; encoded by the coding sequence TTGAAGATAGCATTATCAGGATATGGCAAAATGGGCCATGAAGTAGAAAAAGTCGCGGTTGCAAGAGGTCACGAGATCCTTATTGCCATCGACACGCCTGATGCCTGGATTTCTGCCGTAAAGTTGCTGGAGTCCTGCGATGCCGTGATTGACTTCAGCACTCCGGCTGCCGCATCCATGGCTGTTAACCGCTGCTTCGACCTTGGCATTCCGGTAGTTTCGGGAACCACCGGCTGGAACGATGGGCTCTGCGCAGCCATTCAGCGCTGCCTGTCCGGTAATTATTCCTTTTTTCATGCACCGAATTTCAGCATAGGCGTCAATATCTTTTTTGAAATAAACAGGCAACTGGCCCAACTGATGAGTCCATACAGCACTTATCGTGCTGCCATTCATGAAATTCATCATATTTATAAAAAAGATGCTCCGAGTGGCACGGCCATTGCATTGGCTGACGGCATTATTGAAGCAAATCAGGCTTACCACCGGTGGGTCAGTGGCCCCGGCGCAAATCACGGTGAACTGGAAGTAAGCAGCGAGCGGACCGGCGAAATTCCGGGTACGCATATTGTCAGCTGGTCTTCGCTCACCGACGACATTGAAATAAAACATACCGCCCGCAACAGGGAGGGTTTTGCCCTGGGTGCCGTGCTTGCCGCCGAATGGTTACGCGGGCGTAAAGGGTTTTTCGGAATGGCGGATTTGCTTGGGAATAATCCTTAA